From Rhopalosiphum padi isolate XX-2018 chromosome 2, ASM2088224v1, whole genome shotgun sequence:
aaaaatgaataaaacaattttttgaaatttgcgtttcaaataaaataagtttttgccTAAATGCTTTTACTAATGTGTAAACATCGCAAATTAGAACATCTTTACCTTGTAATTTTAGGTTGAAGTCGttcatatattttgtgatatccACTAAAAAAGCTAATTTCCAAACCCATTCACTATCTGTAAGTAAAGGCAATGGTCGATTCTTATCAAttagaaatatttcaatttcatttctTAGTTCAAAAAATCGCGATAGGACTTTTCCGCGACTAAGCCATCGAACTGCGGTAAAATACGGTATATCTGGGTACTCCGTTTctatttctttcaaaaaatcTTGAAACTGACGATGCCTAAGTGCGCTCGAGCGAATAAAATTTACTGTTGATATTATTGGATCCATAACACAAGACAAGTCTAAAGTTTTTCCGCATAATGCCTGCTGATGTATAATACAATGCAAAGTCATTGGTTGAAAACCTTCTTTTTCACAATTCGTAAATATCTGTCCAATTAAACCTTTTTTTGTGCCACACATATTTCTTCCGCCATCAGTAGTGATACATTTCAAATTTTCCCACTtcaaattatattctaaaaatgatttttcaataactttaaatatgtcGATACCTGTCGTAGTTCCATGCATGCTATGTACAGAAAGTAGTTCATTTGAAATTTCTAAATCTTTATTAACACCtcgaataaataaaagtaactgTGACGTATCACATACATCTGTTGATTCGTCAAGTGCTATACTAAACGAAATGAATTCTTGAGTCTTATTACTAACCtgggaatttaaattattactaatatcgtCAATTCTACGGGCAACTGTGTTAGCAGAAaggctaatatttttaaaagtatcaatTCTTTCTGGACAAATTTCTTCAACTGCTTGAATTATACATTCTTTTATTAAACTACCATCAGAAAACGCTTTTCCTCTTTTTGCCAATAGATGTGAAATACGAAAACTAGCCTTTGTAGCagcttcattaatatttttttgttttttaaataataattgttgtgatgaaaaattattttgaagtgaCTGCAATTTATCTAACCGTAATTTCTCagtaaattttgaaaaagttgTCTTATGTTTCGTTTCATAATGCCTTCGAATATTGTACTCCTTAAGTACAGAAATACTTTCTTtgcatattaaacaaattattttgtcaccTGAATAAATTACGAAATAATCCAACGACCACTTTTCATTGAAAACACGACATTCTGAATCTATTTTCCTTTTCAATCCTCTTCCTGACATGTTGAATTGGTGAATTAATaggtaaagaataatatttataataaaggcACTGCAAACTTAGACATGTAACTGTACAAACGTTATGAAATGATTTCGTCGTACCGCTCGTCTATGTGGCTAATCTCTCCGTTATCGacgttaaaactaaaaatataaggaAATTGCAATGTCTGTCGTCATAAATTATGATACGTGCCCGCGATAACGactttttaaattacacaatatatatttagatatctatattttatttaccgtcTTATGGGTGCTGCGGGCCGTTTAAAACTTGTTCGCGGGCCGTATCCGGCCCGCGGGCCGTAGTTTGGAGACCCCTGTTATAAGCTATAGACATCATGGCGGCCATGgaaatcaaataatacaatatcattttcgtttgtttttaatattataatataatacgcgtgatcacatataatataaatacataatataataataatataatataacattatattatatagtaatatatagttcataatatttttgtataacgatttttacaacattattaaaacagaaaacagtttaaaaaaaaaaccgtaatattttttttttcactagcTTATCTTAGATAggtaacaattttttgaaatggtattattattattattacttttttttttttaaaaatataaaataatataaattaactatctTTTGGTTAGACAATCTTATTGGCATAATAAAAACGTTATGTacacttacaataatataaacacataagGATACAAAATCAATGTGGAcaacgaataatatttaaaccgtataataataataataataataataatatatcatataatataataataatcatattgtttatttaacaaCAAGCCCAAAGTATACAGTGttcgttaaattattataccgaAACGGTGGAGGTTACGGACAACTgctgctatataataataataataataatcataataatattgtacctgtATTATAGATGTCGATTCTCATACAGAGGCTTATTTTAGTAGAgttattttacgatttatagAAAAAACGAAGAAggaattatcatttttttttttatatatatatacttacagttattgaatataatataatataatatatttagtaattatatgttacattttaatattaaaaaaaaaaaaaaaaaaaaaaaagaagcacATTTTTCTAATGTCTAAatggataatttttaaattgtacacattattattataatataataattatagttctaCACACTGATAATCGTGAGTACGCGTCACATGCATACCCAAAatggtattaattaaaatattaaccagCGAACGGGTTAATGATTTATCGTtcggtacctatatattgaaGTCGCCTAAAAATAGTGTGCGAGTCTACCGAAtgggatataaatatataatacattaatacgatactatgtataataatattaaactctgATGATGGACAAATCGATtggtttacaataaataattattctaaaaaaaaataaaaatcattgacaataataattattcacaacaaaactatatatataacgacTCGTTAAGTATACGTAACGCTAATGTACATAGTACGTTTTTCTATAATGacgatagataataatataataatattatattttacaaaattacacgttatttttttaacacgcGACCGGAGTTGGCCGACGATCGAGGGCGTTCGAGTCGCGCGATGTTATACGGACGTCTGGGCGAAAGTGAAACGGCGCGGAAGAAGTTCCCGGAAAAATCCCCCGACTTTGGAGGGGCTTACGTCGAGTGTTTTGGAGTTTAACCATTGTCGCGGCTTGTCGGGGAACCCGTAACACGGACGTCGGGTCGTCGCGAGCGTATTACGGAGAAGAGcgggaaaaataatatttttataatttcggtCGATGACGGCGGGTGTTTTACGCGGAAGTTCGAACGACGACGACGGAGTgtgtaataaaagttaaatgcaCGGTTCACTTGAGGGGTCGAGGCGCGCGTGGGGGGGAGGTGGAGGGCTTGAAGGGGTTGAGTGTGGTAcggattattttatatttattcttaccGAACCGGTAGGGGGAAAAGCAGGAGTTCCCGTGATCATCGAACCGTCGAATTTCCACGTTTGACGGCGTTCGCCCGCCGCGACAAGGTGAACACAGTTCGCCCATGTCacccgtcgtcgtcgtagtacTCTCACACACGTGCgcatatttttacacataatagcGCTTTTGACGCAATGCGGCGGATGCcgtcgttaaaaaaataataaaattacagtttCTTTTTTTTCCGATCTCCATCTCACTCGGTAGGCCGTCGTCGAACGcagtaaattatacatacatatatatatattatattacattatatatgttttttaaattgctaCAACCCGTCAGCGGAAGGTTTTGGGGGGGGAGGGGGTTATTTTTTTGCCCACGTCGTATCGATATCGTAAAAAAAcacatacgcacacacacacaaacacacacacacacaagcacgcacgcacgcactcGAAACGCTTTTTTCGCCGGCATTTGTCGTCACCCGTCACATCTCACATGGCatatgctataataataaaatgtggtaCAGGATCGAAGCGAGATCGCGCCGGCGCGCACGTGTGTGCAGAACTCTgatttatacaaaaacatattattaatattaacaaaaatagatCAGGACCGATGCGGATCGAACGGATCGAAACGGAGTTGTAGACGACACTCATCGGACCTTTCGGCGCGGCGCTACGATCACGTCGTTTTGCGTATGCGCTCATCCCGTCGACGTCGCCGCTCGTTTACACGTGCAACAGCATGCACGCGAAGAATATCAAGCAATACATGTGAGTGGTCCTCTGGTGAGCTTGGCCGCCGTGTTGCATCGCCGCCGGGTACTCTCCTGCGAACAACAGAATTGCGTTAACGTCGTCcgccaataacaatattattgatttggGAAGGACCGATGAGTGATGTAGGCCCGTGGCCAGaccaaattttctttttttttttgggaggggCATTAATTCGCATtacgtataaatacaatataaaaaaaaatatttgtaggaGGGGCAACGACTGGgtttagggggggggggggacaacgaccccccccccccttgccCCCTAGCTACGGGTTGAAGTGATGATCGCAAAATCATTACACTCGTGATATTCGtgttatacacaatacacttaTCGCTGTACGATTCGACGGAAcattatcactataatattattgttgtaaaattgtaaatcgTTGTTCGATGGCATTTTCATATTACACGTTTATTACGCCTGTTTGTATGTCATAAGAATTCGGCAGGTCAGAAATCGGACGACCTACGGCGATGTGGAACccaaaaatatgttaacaattattttgttacagCGCTAATCACGGACGGCTAATAATAaccgtaaatataataattataccgtGAGTCGTGTACACCATCTCGATCAATCCTTTTTTCTCATTTAATTTCCGTTTATTTTTTATCCGCCCCTACAGCTTTTGTGagataaatattgtttgtgaTTATTATCTACTACCTCTAcagttttcattattaattccAACTCCATAAACCGTGGCGCAACGGACACCAATTCTGTTTAGTGGATTGCAAATATAAAATCTTAACTCTCAACCTCACCCAACTGCACCgacgaattaatataatattcggcACCTATCACAAGTGTATTGGGATTTGAGTTTTActgttaatactatttttatgtactaaccggtagatatcataatataataaaaatatgtgcctttatatttaataattatgtggtGTTAATACGACTCAGCGATAATACATAACCGTTTAAGGAGTGTTCCATTCAACgtgatatattcattattttagaaaaaaatcaatatttttgaaaattatatgtttgctgtgttatattttacataattattagtctttacaaaacaatttttaatttttttttaattttatgtcgtataattttttaattttactctatcgaaaaataatgaaatattaacgttaaaaacaatgaaaaatatttattttttttttaatgtttttcatcaattcaaaattatgcaggaaaatattttcaaactttttttaatataataaatgttgtgCGTTTAAGTTGACAACCCGGTAAAACGACCACTTTCATATTTGACGAAAAAAATCAACGTTTCAAGAACAGTGTCTGCTGTCTCAAAAATTGAAAACCTCATCGCTCACCGTTCAACACGTGTACGTTGATGGACTTTGGTTGTGAGTTGGACGGGTTGCACTGATATCGGCCATTGTCCTCGACCCGGGCTTCTTGTATGAGTAAATGACTTGTGGTGACCGTTCCTTTTTCAGTGACAACATTCACGCCTCCTCTGGGTGAATCGTAACTGATTATCTGAGGACAAAACatcatattaattgtataggttgatacttgatattatattattactagaaATACCTATGCACAATTAAATTTCCAGTTCcagataacataaaaaatgtgaatatttttaatattttaaattgataaattcaattaaaattatgtaatttttttttctatagaattTTGAACGtttcacttttatttataacttatatacattatttttaattttttttttttttattattacaaggttatactaaaaacttttattttttaaatttgtaacaatattatactgttcCAAAACCTTGGGTTTAGATTTCCTCGAAAAATAATATCTCAGTACATACTTTGAACATGCGGAAATTAAACTGCAGTTGATTTACAGTTAGTAGGTATGATTTACTTccgtaagaaatatattttaattattacattgggTATCAAAAGCAATCAATTCTTAACTAaccaatcaaaacataaaaacgtaaaaaaaatatatattttttcaggtATCAATCAAAAAATAGAGAATGCACTTTACACGCAATGTTATCCTCAAAGTTTCTTATGTAAAAGTTTTTCTATAAATCGTAGATTGCTTGAAGAATTTTACcagaatagattttatttttttgatccaAGGAATtcgattttactttttaaaacttttaacacAGTGTTCTATAGGTTTTACTCTGTACTATACcataaaacttttgtttttaaacagatCTGAAAttcttacatttataatactttttgaaatgtaCAGTGGTTTCATGTAAACTTACgattattatgaattgtatttCAAACGGATGGTTGAAGGCAATGTGcagttttttttagaaattaagttatataaacTATGATGCACTAAGTGTATCACAGATGTgactattgatttttatatttattttttatgttaaacctACACGAAAtacttaacaaattaaattttcctCGAAATTTGAAAAACTGCATCGAGAGACCTTTTGACCTTttatgttgaatttttttagtatacttgatgagctttatatatttttccatgTAACATGcaggtttaaaaaatgttctttaatatttaatgaaatcgcaaataaacttaaaaatatatgacatggagatttcataaatatataattatttccttcaatttgtataataggaagttatgatattaaatttactttattaaatattaagtaaatataaaattgctgggcactttaaaaatgtttaagtttgtTAAGGTTTtccttatattattttgtttgtattaaaactGAAAGTTTTTGGGAATGTAGCCAAAATTATTTACAAggaataaatttaagttataagcAGTTTCATATCTACTTTAGtaaaaaagtacataatataataacaaaatgtattctatttaAAAACAGTAGGTACAACAAAAACttgcaaatttttttatctCATTATATATTAGAGGAATATCTACATAGAATAATTTagctagttaattattttaagttaaggaGCCAATCACCAGGCATTGGCCTCTATTACACCAGCAATGGCACTACTGGGAAAGGCTTCGTGAATGTGTTAAAAGTGGAGGACACCGCTTAAccgatataatgtttaaaataaataattaaaaatgacatattatttattagtaaaaaataaaagattatttttctatttctttgtttgtttatttgcaACTGTCTCTTGAAATATGGGAGGTTTTTTTGCCGGATGTTAACGATGACGTGCATCGCACTTAATGCATTTAATAGTTTACACATTATTACTGTACATCATATGCGTGTCCAGACCTTTGACTCAGAGGGAGCAATCTGGTACGTACTCAGTGGGCTAAGGGGCTTTAGCCCCCCCCTCCcttttgaacaatttttcttAGTTCTTGAGGCCACCTGAAATCATGGTGCATACACTGCACCCCCCGTGGACACGCTTATACTGTACATCTACCGGATGTGCACGGTATCGATATCGCGTGGCGGGCTAAACGACGAAGCACGTCCGTACATCACACACAAGCGGTGCACTCGCGGTGGCGCGGACGGGTGTAAACGATATCGCGATGAGGTGCGGCGCGACTATACGCGGCGCCGGCGACCGACTCATCAGACTTGGCAGCACCGCGACGGGACGGCGGCACACGTcgtactgataataataaattattcacaacGCAACAAACAAAAAACGCGTCAGGTGGATGGACCGCTACGACAggatattattttcttgaacGAGTGTACCTGAAGCTCGCCAAGTCCGGACCGTCGCGAAATCAAATCGGACGGCtgtttacacattattatagttCCGTATTTTCCAAATATCCGTATCGACGAAATCCCCAAAGACATTGTCTACggcaaattcaaaaaaaaaaacacggaaACGGACAAtgcgtatattatgtgtaaacgTGCCCGTTTCATAACGGGTACGCACGCTTAAAACGCCGGACACGGAAaggtcgtgtgtgtgtgtgtaaacggACCTTAAAGGTCTTAAGAGTCCCGCGGCGCGACACCGCAGACGGACAGACAGTCCGGGTCGCTGTAATTTGCGtcccgtttttaatttttcatgtaaACCGCGTCCCGGGCATGTTTTGCGTGTATACGTAAATTGTGgcctgaatattttttattcatacgtaAATTACGTCGAGGGACGTATTTtcgcaaaataaatattttatttcacattttttttttttcagatttaggaccgacaataatatagtattgtattaacattgttgtggttaaaaaaaatatatattgttttgctCTTTACGTTGTAATCGTGatgaaaaaatgcattattaaaaactGTGAATTAAGTAACCGGTAAAAATGTGCGTGAATGTACGATAATTCCTGTATAACgtctaaacaaatataattatttttttttttttttaattctttcatTTCTTGTGTGTATACTCtcgtataatttatgtatcttttttttttctccgacaaacttatacataatttatggcTTTGAATGTTTGCTTTAAAATGTTCCGGCACCCAATTTATGCACCTTTCAAAAATACCCAAACCGCAATTTACGCAATTTTATGACCGCGATCTTTAATCGAGAACGTATTTACCTAATGCCCGCCGTGTCTTATCGATTATGTTCAGTAACTATTATagacattatacataattgaaCA
This genomic window contains:
- the LOC132920526 gene encoding general transcription factor II-I repeat domain-containing protein 2B-like; its protein translation is MSGRGLKRKIDSECRVFNEKWSLDYFVIYSEYNLKWENLKCITTDGGRNMCGTKKGLIGQIFTNCEKEGFQPMTLHCIIHQQALCGKTLDLSCVMDPIISTVNFIRSSALRHRQFQDFLKEIETEYPDIPYFTAVRWLSRGKVLSRFFELRNEIEIFLIDKNRPLPLLTDSEWVWKLAFLVDITKYMNDFNLKLQGKDVLICDVYTLVKAFRQKLILFETQISKNCFIHFSTCDKYNKESRTQFPVDFAQKIISELKIQFKQRFSDLDVKSEEINIFQNPFSCDIEKLPPTLQMEMIDLQSNDALKIKHREETLVDFYKFLPDIQYPNLKKFAIEYISVFATTYLCEQTFSKMKYIKSKYRSAMTDKHLESILKIGTSNIQPQFDRILAEKHQFHTSH